In a genomic window of Solidesulfovibrio fructosivorans JJ]:
- a CDS encoding lytic transglycosylase domain-containing protein — translation MRMPGIKCFSDRFGWVWIALVLTLVAALSDTVGAAGREPWSPPAAPDGIPLPRSARLGGSLDKAPRPVNGENAAAGYATALGINEVLAGREAAGAARLAAVVSKAGPLADVAAYYAGLGFYLAGDAAGALNALTPLTAAPETSFLGRDGQYLALQSAARLGDHEKTLALAESWLTEAAAPLAPEVWLRAAVAAAALGQDRKAADFLRHLSLTWPASKAAAAGNALARALCAKGKDAACAFDPDTPANVLLRAEAMVEKRSPEAALTLLQGSHGFDAGQAARADYVRGKALYRQRKFRAATGMFAKAAAIDPDAPLAGWARYHEARCLWRSFDAEDIARMEALLRRVLAAPSRDDPLREVAARHLALVLAENGHFKEALDAAQQLKGLAVSPDLAAQGASLTAILRYVTGDMAGAVTDLEAFTARFPDDDWADGARFWRGKALAALDRPEEAAAAYLEAMSRRPNTYYGGKAAAALAGLGKAVPDVVASSVRRTPTCPGHADGFSQQAADDLDKARLLADSGLPSLAGMELDFASRAMPERADLAMANIAAAEEMGRRGTVLRTAWRTFGGCLLRGTAADLAPLRQALYPRAYDRLVVAALKGSDIDPDMVYSLIRQESFFDPKVVSGAGAVGLMQLMPATAKSVGKKLDLKVTRRQLFDPAVNIRLGVAFFRERVEKAGGLAAALAGYNAGQTRARLWTRHLGGLGQELFTELIPYTETRDYVRRITANAMMYRRLYGD, via the coding sequence ATGCGCATGCCGGGAATAAAATGCTTCTCCGATCGGTTTGGTTGGGTATGGATTGCCCTGGTCCTGACGCTCGTTGCCGCGCTTTCCGATACTGTCGGGGCCGCGGGACGGGAGCCCTGGTCACCGCCCGCCGCGCCGGACGGCATTCCCCTGCCCCGTTCGGCCCGGCTCGGGGGCAGCCTGGACAAGGCGCCCCGGCCCGTGAACGGGGAAAACGCCGCCGCGGGCTATGCAACGGCCCTGGGCATAAACGAGGTGCTGGCCGGCCGTGAGGCCGCCGGCGCGGCGCGGCTGGCCGCCGTGGTGTCGAAGGCCGGCCCCCTGGCCGATGTCGCCGCCTATTACGCGGGACTGGGCTTCTACCTGGCCGGGGACGCGGCCGGGGCCCTCAATGCGCTCACGCCGCTCACCGCCGCGCCGGAAACCTCCTTTCTCGGCCGCGACGGCCAGTATCTGGCCCTTCAAAGCGCCGCCCGCCTCGGCGACCACGAGAAAACGCTGGCCCTGGCCGAAAGCTGGCTCACCGAGGCCGCCGCGCCGCTGGCCCCGGAAGTCTGGCTGCGGGCCGCCGTGGCCGCCGCCGCACTCGGCCAGGACCGCAAAGCGGCGGACTTCTTGCGCCATCTGTCGCTCACCTGGCCGGCGTCCAAAGCCGCCGCCGCCGGCAACGCCCTGGCCCGGGCGCTTTGCGCCAAAGGGAAGGACGCGGCCTGCGCCTTCGATCCGGACACGCCGGCCAACGTGCTGCTGCGGGCCGAGGCCATGGTGGAGAAGCGCTCGCCCGAGGCGGCGCTGACCCTGTTGCAGGGCAGCCACGGCTTCGACGCCGGACAGGCGGCCCGGGCCGATTACGTGCGCGGCAAGGCGCTCTACCGCCAGCGCAAGTTCCGGGCGGCGACCGGAATGTTCGCCAAGGCGGCCGCAATCGATCCCGATGCGCCGCTGGCCGGCTGGGCCCGCTACCACGAGGCGCGCTGTCTGTGGCGCTCGTTTGACGCCGAGGACATCGCCCGCATGGAGGCGCTCTTGCGCCGGGTGCTGGCCGCGCCCAGCCGCGACGACCCCCTGCGCGAGGTGGCGGCGCGCCATCTCGCCCTGGTGCTGGCCGAAAACGGACATTTCAAGGAGGCCCTCGACGCGGCGCAGCAGCTCAAGGGACTGGCCGTCTCGCCGGATCTGGCCGCCCAGGGCGCGTCGCTGACCGCGATCCTGCGCTACGTCACCGGGGACATGGCCGGGGCGGTCACGGATTTGGAGGCGTTTACGGCCCGTTTCCCGGACGACGACTGGGCCGACGGGGCGCGCTTCTGGCGGGGCAAGGCGCTGGCCGCCCTGGACCGGCCCGAGGAGGCGGCGGCCGCCTATCTCGAGGCCATGTCCCGCCGCCCCAATACCTATTACGGCGGCAAGGCCGCCGCCGCCCTGGCCGGGCTCGGCAAGGCGGTCCCGGACGTGGTCGCCTCGTCGGTGCGCCGCACCCCGACGTGCCCGGGACATGCCGACGGCTTTTCGCAACAAGCGGCCGACGACCTGGACAAGGCCCGGTTGCTCGCCGATTCGGGCCTGCCGTCGCTGGCCGGAATGGAGCTCGATTTCGCCAGCCGGGCCATGCCCGAACGGGCCGACCTGGCCATGGCGAATATTGCGGCGGCGGAGGAAATGGGCCGTCGCGGCACGGTCCTGCGCACGGCCTGGCGCACGTTCGGCGGCTGCCTGCTGCGCGGCACGGCGGCGGATCTGGCCCCGCTGCGCCAGGCGCTCTACCCCCGGGCCTACGACCGGCTGGTGGTTGCGGCGCTCAAGGGTTCGGACATCGACCCGGACATGGTCTATTCGCTGATCCGGCAAGAGAGCTTTTTCGACCCCAAGGTGGTGTCCGGGGCGGGGGCGGTGGGGCTCATGCAGCTGATGCCGGCCACGGCCAAGTCCGTGGGCAAAAAGCTCGATCTCAAGGTGACGCGTCGGCAACTGTTCGATCCGGCGGTCAACATCAGGCTCGGGGTGGCCTTTTTTCGGGAGCGGGTGGAGAAGGCGGGGGGTCTGGCCGCGGCGCTGGCCGGCTACAACGCCGGGCAGACCAGGGCCCGGCTTTGGACGCGGCACCTGGGCGGGCTCGGGCAGGAACTTTTCACCGAGCTCATTCCCTACACCGAAACCCGCGACTACGTGCGGCGCATCACGGCCAACGCCATGATGTACCGCCGCCTGTACGGGGATTGA
- a CDS encoding ABC transporter permease: MLWAGLLLVGGISLASLAAPYVTPYDPLSLNVDAILTPPGPTHPLGTDALGRDVLSRLLYGGRVSLWVGFVAVGLSVSIGLALGLCAGYFGGLVDEVIMRGVDVMLCFPSFFLILAVIAFLNPSLINIMVVIGLTSWMGVARLVRAETLTLRGREFVLAAKVSGMRAPAILFFHILPNAAAPVLVSATLGVAGAILTESSLSFLGLGVQPPMPSWGNMLMEGKEVLEVAPWLSIFPGLAILLTVLGYNLIGESLRDILDPRLRQ; encoded by the coding sequence ATGCTGTGGGCCGGGCTCCTCCTGGTCGGCGGTATTTCGCTCGCCTCCCTCGCCGCGCCCTACGTGACGCCCTACGATCCGCTGTCCCTAAACGTCGACGCCATCCTCACCCCTCCCGGGCCGACCCATCCCCTCGGCACCGACGCCCTGGGCCGCGACGTGCTCTCGCGCCTGCTCTACGGCGGGCGGGTGTCGCTTTGGGTCGGGTTCGTGGCCGTCGGGCTTTCCGTGTCCATCGGGCTTGCGCTCGGGCTTTGCGCCGGCTATTTCGGGGGGCTCGTCGACGAGGTCATCATGCGCGGCGTGGACGTGATGCTTTGTTTCCCCTCGTTTTTCCTGATCCTGGCCGTCATCGCCTTCCTCAACCCGTCGCTGATCAACATCATGGTCGTCATCGGGCTCACGTCCTGGATGGGCGTGGCGAGGCTGGTGCGGGCCGAGACCCTGACCCTTCGCGGCCGCGAATTCGTGCTGGCCGCCAAGGTCTCGGGCATGCGGGCCCCGGCCATCCTTTTTTTCCATATCCTGCCCAACGCCGCCGCGCCGGTGCTCGTCTCGGCGACCCTCGGCGTGGCCGGAGCCATTTTGACCGAATCCTCGCTCAGCTTCCTGGGCCTTGGCGTGCAGCCCCCCATGCCGAGCTGGGGCAACATGCTCATGGAAGGCAAGGAAGTGCTGGAGGTCGCCCCGTGGCTGTCCATTTTCCCGGGGCTGGCCATATTGCTCACCGTGCTCGGCTACAATCTCATCGGCGAAAGCCTGCGCGACATCCTGGACCCCAGGCTGCGCCAGTAG
- a CDS encoding DNA repair protein RecN: MIEVLRIKNLALIDDLELELGPGLNVLTGETGAGKSFIVSAVNFLTGEKMRPELVRAGCDKAVVEALFVQDGEDLILRRELAAGTGRSRIYVGDSLASRETLAAMRPRLLLHASQHGQQRLLQPAFQAALLDAFLPDPAPLAERNRLVKELTDIAGRIRELDAKASSLEEKRQFLEFQQTEIKKVNPLPGEEEELSAKRAALAQARKASEALSKALECIEREPKLLDGLADLHAELLHAGAVAPEFTDDAEAVAAFRHQLKDMAVRLRRAPAAGAAVSASDAEAIEKRLFELAQLRRKLHKSLAEIVDLGGQVTANLDFLDGCALDRKQLAREEAAGMEALATVLDTLAEARRAAAKRLADALEDILRGLGFSKDVKVIFEFSPATVHTPVAVAAPALVEDRARILWRPNPGQPPQPLDKIASGGELSRFLLALMSLSAEPGGPTLIFDEIDAGIGGLTLGSVGEYVKKLSGTSQIVLITHWPQLARLADRHFFVRKSVENDQTSTRCTRLSGQAVASELARMAGGGEAGVAMAQRLLTDL; encoded by the coding sequence ATGATCGAAGTGCTGCGGATAAAGAATCTGGCGCTCATCGACGACCTGGAGCTGGAACTCGGCCCCGGGCTCAATGTGCTGACCGGCGAGACCGGGGCGGGCAAGAGCTTCATCGTCTCGGCCGTCAATTTTCTCACCGGCGAGAAGATGCGGCCCGAGCTCGTGCGGGCCGGCTGCGACAAGGCCGTGGTCGAGGCGCTTTTCGTCCAGGACGGCGAGGACCTCATCTTGCGCCGGGAGCTGGCCGCCGGAACCGGGCGCAGCCGCATCTACGTGGGCGACTCCCTGGCCTCGCGCGAGACGCTGGCCGCCATGCGCCCGAGGCTCCTGCTCCACGCCTCCCAGCACGGCCAGCAACGCCTGCTCCAGCCGGCCTTTCAGGCGGCGCTCCTGGACGCCTTTCTGCCCGATCCCGCCCCCCTGGCCGAGCGCAACCGGCTGGTCAAGGAGTTGACCGATATTGCCGGCCGCATCCGCGAACTCGATGCCAAGGCCTCGTCCCTGGAGGAAAAACGCCAGTTCCTGGAGTTCCAGCAGACCGAGATCAAGAAGGTGAATCCGCTCCCCGGCGAGGAGGAGGAACTGAGCGCCAAACGGGCGGCCCTGGCCCAGGCGCGCAAGGCGTCGGAAGCGCTGTCCAAGGCCCTCGAGTGCATCGAGCGCGAGCCCAAGCTCCTCGACGGCCTGGCCGACCTGCACGCCGAGCTGCTCCACGCCGGCGCGGTCGCGCCGGAATTCACCGACGACGCCGAGGCCGTGGCCGCCTTCCGCCATCAGCTTAAGGACATGGCCGTGCGCCTGCGCCGCGCCCCGGCGGCCGGGGCGGCCGTTTCGGCAAGCGATGCCGAGGCCATCGAAAAACGCCTGTTCGAGCTGGCCCAGCTGCGGCGCAAGCTGCATAAATCCCTGGCCGAGATCGTGGACCTCGGGGGGCAAGTCACGGCCAACCTCGATTTTCTGGACGGGTGCGCCCTGGACCGCAAGCAGCTGGCCCGGGAGGAAGCCGCCGGCATGGAGGCCCTGGCCACGGTGCTGGACACCCTGGCCGAGGCCCGGCGCGCGGCGGCCAAACGTCTGGCCGACGCCCTGGAGGATATCCTGCGCGGGCTCGGGTTCTCCAAGGACGTGAAGGTCATTTTCGAATTTTCCCCGGCCACGGTCCATACCCCGGTGGCCGTGGCCGCGCCGGCGCTTGTCGAGGACAGGGCCCGCATCCTGTGGCGGCCCAATCCCGGCCAGCCGCCCCAGCCCCTGGACAAGATCGCCTCGGGCGGCGAGCTTTCCCGCTTTTTGTTGGCGCTCATGTCCCTTTCCGCCGAACCCGGCGGCCCGACCCTCATTTTCGACGAGATAGACGCCGGCATCGGCGGCCTGACCCTTGGCAGCGTGGGCGAGTACGTCAAAAAGCTTTCCGGGACCTCGCAAATCGTGCTGATCACCCACTGGCCCCAGCTGGCCCGGCTGGCCGACCGGCATTTTTTCGTGCGCAAGTCCGTGGAAAACGACCAGACCAGCACCCGCTGCACGCGGCTTTCCGGCCAGGCCGTGGCCTCGGAGCTGGCCCGTATGGCCGGCGGCGGCGAGGCCGGCGTGGCCATGGCCCAACGGCTGCTCACCGATCTGTAG
- a CDS encoding universal stress protein: protein MSPQVETILLAVDFSEAAQYLAEYATIFAKGLGARLLVLYVSPSMNRYASLYVPPQSIRTLVDQILEGANRVMGEFMDARFADMAAEGRVEYGYAPEKILEVARKAGVDMIIMGTHGRRGVDRIPFGSVAEKVVKTATVPVLTVRPV, encoded by the coding sequence ATGTCGCCCCAGGTCGAAACGATCCTGCTGGCCGTGGATTTCTCGGAGGCCGCGCAGTACCTGGCCGAATACGCAACCATCTTCGCCAAAGGGCTCGGCGCCCGGCTGCTCGTGCTCTACGTCTCGCCGAGCATGAACCGCTACGCCAGCCTCTACGTGCCGCCCCAGAGCATCCGGACCCTGGTCGACCAGATTCTGGAAGGCGCCAACCGGGTCATGGGCGAGTTCATGGACGCGCGCTTCGCGGACATGGCGGCCGAGGGCCGGGTGGAATACGGCTACGCCCCGGAAAAGATTCTGGAAGTGGCGCGCAAGGCCGGCGTGGACATGATCATCATGGGCACCCACGGCCGGCGCGGCGTGGACCGCATTCCTTTCGGCTCGGTGGCCGAAAAGGTGGTCAAGACGGCCACCGTGCCCGTGCTGACCGTGCGTCCGGTCTGA
- a CDS encoding chemotaxis protein CheW: MADDVPRQYLTFRLGNECFALESLVVSEVLDVPAITWVPLSPDYLRGVVNLRGNAATVVDLRRKLELGEADEGETSCLVIVERDFDGETLPVAALADDVHEVVEIAPADIAPPPDMGLPVPPRFVKGLAMVDGGFVMVLDPDRLFSLEEVSARRR, from the coding sequence ATGGCCGACGACGTCCCGAGACAATATCTGACGTTTCGCCTTGGCAACGAATGCTTTGCCCTGGAATCCCTGGTGGTGTCCGAGGTGCTCGACGTGCCGGCGATCACCTGGGTGCCCCTGTCTCCGGACTATTTGCGCGGCGTCGTCAACCTGCGCGGCAACGCGGCCACGGTGGTGGACCTGCGCCGCAAGCTGGAACTCGGTGAGGCGGACGAGGGTGAGACGTCCTGTCTGGTCATCGTGGAGCGCGATTTCGACGGCGAGACGCTTCCCGTGGCCGCCCTGGCCGACGACGTGCACGAGGTGGTGGAAATCGCCCCGGCGGACATCGCCCCGCCCCCGGACATGGGGCTGCCCGTGCCGCCGCGCTTCGTCAAGGGACTGGCCATGGTGGACGGCGGCTTCGTCATGGTCCTCGACCCGGACCGGCTTTTTTCCCTGGAAGAGGTCTCCGCCCGTCGGCGCTAG